One genomic window of Synergistaceae bacterium DZ-S4 includes the following:
- a CDS encoding polysaccharide biosynthesis C-terminal domain-containing protein: protein MQIVKTFRTISKTDLLRSAGTYGIFSLINSAIPFFLLPVLTRYLSPEDYGYVSVFNIMLSIAVALGGCNFAGAYSRAYFAEDRFQAPVYFGTVVMATMYIGAIFTLLVLVTKSAISNLFSFPASWLWLVPVSATALSINNIILAHWQVRNKPRHYGLFINTRTIFRAIMSIIFVVMINLNWRGQVFAIVSAPFIFAPIGLMIMKNSASIYFSIDKIYLKHALNFGIPLIPHALAGILNSSINRIFISKMIGLAETGLFTVGFQLGSLILLFVTAFNHAYSPWLFKKLNQKSYVTNIKIVKLTYLYFIIILLGTLIYGMSAPSIIQIFVGKEFQGSYVYVLWISLGFAFTGMYYMVVNYIFYAEKTKYLALATITTSLLNIGLNYIFIKRNGPIGAAQATTITSFCTFLLVWYLSSKVYKMPWNIFKLLK from the coding sequence ATGCAGATTGTAAAAACATTTAGAACTATCTCCAAAACTGATTTACTTCGTTCTGCTGGAACTTATGGCATTTTCTCTCTCATAAACAGTGCTATCCCTTTTTTTCTTCTCCCTGTTTTGACCAGATATCTTTCCCCAGAAGATTATGGTTATGTTTCTGTTTTTAATATAATGTTATCAATTGCAGTTGCTTTAGGTGGATGTAATTTTGCCGGGGCATACTCGAGGGCATATTTTGCAGAGGATAGATTTCAAGCACCTGTTTACTTCGGTACAGTAGTTATGGCAACTATGTACATCGGAGCCATTTTTACACTTTTAGTTCTTGTGACAAAGTCAGCCATTTCAAATCTTTTTTCTTTTCCAGCTTCGTGGCTTTGGTTAGTCCCTGTTTCAGCAACTGCATTAAGTATTAATAATATAATACTGGCCCACTGGCAGGTACGTAATAAGCCGCGCCATTATGGTTTGTTCATTAATACTAGAACTATTTTTCGTGCTATTATGTCAATAATTTTTGTCGTAATGATTAACTTAAACTGGCGCGGACAAGTGTTTGCGATTGTTTCAGCTCCATTTATATTTGCTCCGATTGGGTTAATGATCATGAAAAATAGCGCTAGTATATATTTTTCTATTGATAAAATATATTTAAAACATGCACTTAATTTTGGTATTCCTTTGATTCCCCACGCATTAGCCGGCATTTTAAATTCCTCAATAAACAGGATTTTTATTTCTAAAATGATTGGTCTTGCAGAAACGGGTCTGTTTACAGTTGGATTCCAATTAGGCAGTCTAATATTACTTTTTGTGACAGCATTTAATCATGCATATTCCCCATGGCTTTTTAAAAAGCTGAATCAAAAATCGTATGTAACAAATATTAAAATAGTTAAGTTGACATATTTATACTTTATAATAATTTTGTTGGGAACCCTTATTTATGGAATGTCAGCGCCATCGATAATACAGATTTTTGTAGGGAAGGAATTTCAAGGATCTTATGTATATGTTTTATGGATATCATTAGGTTTCGCCTTTACAGGGATGTACTACATGGTTGTAAATTATATCTTTTATGCAGAAAAGACAAAGTACTTAGCTTTGGCGACAATTACAACGTCTTTGTTGAATATTGGGTTAAATTACATTTTTATAAAAAGGAATGGACCAATTGGAGCAGCACAGGCAACAACGATTACTTCATTTTGCACTTTTTTACTTGTGTGGTATTTATCTTCAAAAGTTTATAAAATGCCTTGGAATATATTTAAACTATTAAAATAA
- the pseB gene encoding UDP-N-acetylglucosamine 4,6-dehydratase (inverting): MYNNKSILITGGTGSFGKRFTEIILSKYNPKKIIIYSRDEFKQDNMKKDFTQKYPDKVSKLRFFIGDVRDKDRLYRAFKDVNFVIHAAAMKQVPACEYNPFEAIKTNINGAQNIIDAALDREVEKVVALSTDKAVNPINLYGGTKLVSDKLFISANSYRGGAGTVFSVVRYGNVSGSRGSVIPFFRKLLNDGVNELPITDIRMTRFWMTLDDAVDLVVKALKESKGGETYVYKNPSYKIIDIAEALNPGGKINVIGIREGEKIHEIMITSDDSRGTYDYGDHYIIYPNYIWWSKDNYFKEGGLLIKEGWEYNSGENTQWLDVKTIKRKIEELGL, translated from the coding sequence ATGTATAATAATAAATCAATATTAATTACTGGTGGAACTGGGTCTTTTGGTAAAAGATTTACTGAGATAATATTGTCGAAATACAATCCTAAGAAAATAATAATCTATTCAAGGGATGAATTTAAACAAGATAATATGAAAAAAGATTTTACACAAAAGTATCCAGATAAGGTTTCTAAATTGAGATTTTTTATTGGAGATGTAAGAGACAAGGACAGACTTTATCGAGCCTTTAAAGACGTAAATTTTGTAATTCATGCTGCAGCAATGAAACAAGTTCCAGCGTGCGAGTATAACCCATTTGAAGCAATCAAAACAAACATAAATGGTGCACAGAATATAATAGATGCTGCACTTGACAGGGAAGTAGAAAAAGTAGTAGCACTATCAACGGATAAGGCTGTCAATCCAATTAATTTATACGGTGGAACTAAATTAGTCTCAGATAAACTTTTTATATCTGCGAATTCTTACCGTGGAGGAGCCGGAACTGTTTTCTCTGTAGTACGTTATGGGAATGTATCTGGCAGTAGAGGATCTGTTATTCCTTTTTTTAGAAAACTTCTCAATGATGGTGTAAATGAACTTCCAATTACTGACATTCGAATGACCAGGTTTTGGATGACATTAGATGATGCAGTTGATCTAGTTGTTAAAGCATTGAAAGAGTCTAAAGGCGGAGAGACATATGTATATAAAAATCCATCATACAAGATAATTGATATTGCAGAAGCTCTTAATCCAGGTGGTAAAATCAATGTCATAGGAATTAGAGAAGGGGAAAAAATCCATGAAATTATGATTACAAGTGATGACTCACGCGGAACGTATGACTATGGTGATCATTATATAATTTACCCGAACTACATTTGGTGGTCGAAAGATAATTATTTTAAAGAAGGTGGATTATTAATTAAAGAAGGTTGGGAGTACAATTCCGGCGAAAACACTCAATGGTTAGATGTTAAAACAATAAAAAGAAAAATTGAAGAACTCGGTTTATAG